TCAAACAATCCTTCTTTTAAAGCCTGTCTATATATGAGAGGGGTAGAAGGGATGATGATCAATCTTACATGTTTATCTCTTTTTCTTCCCTTTAATATCTTTGCGGCAATCCTTAAATCAGACAATCTTCCATTTGTACAGGAGCCGATGAATGCTTGATCTATTTTTATATCTTTTTTCATTACTTCTGAAATGGGTTTTGCATTTTCAGGAAGATGTGGAAATGCTACCTGGGGTTCAATAATTGAGACATCTATCTCTATTATATCATCGTATTCTGCATCTCCATCACTTTTGTAGAACATCCCTTCTTTTATACCGACTACATTTAAATATTCTTTTGTTATATCATCTGGTTCAACAATAGCTGTTTTTCCTCCTGCCTCAATAGCCATGTTGCACATGGTGAACCTATCATCCATAGGGAGATTTCTAATAGCAGGACCTGAAAATTCCATTGCCTTGTATAATGCGCCGCTTACCCCAATCTTCCCTATGGTGTATAAAATAAGGTCTTTCCCCATAACCCATTTCCCTCTCTTGCCCTCATAGATGAATTTTATGGTGGGTGGCACTTTAAACCATAACATTCCGGTGGCAAAGGCAAATCCAATGTCTGTGCTTCCTACGCCGGTGGCAAACGCACCCAATGCACCTCCTGTGCAGGTGTGAGAATCTGCTCCTGTAATTAACATTCCCGGTTTTATTAGTCCTTTTTCTGGTAAAAGGACATGTTCGATGCCTACATCCCCCACCTCCCAATAATGAGGAATGTTATTTTGTTCTGCAAATTCTCTGACTATCTTGCATTGTTCGGCAGATTTTATATCCTTATTGGGTGTAAAGTGGTCGGGGATAAGGGATATTTTTTCTCTATCATATAATTTTCCACCGATTCTTTTGAGAAAATCTATGGAGATGGGGGCGGTAACATCATTGGCAAATGCCAAATCCACACGGGCGAGTATGATTTCTCCTACATTTATATTCCCTTTGACAATATGGTGCTGTAAAATCTTTTGTGCAATTGTTAAGCTCATTTTACACTCCTTTTTCTTTTACTTGGGCATCTATTACTGCAATTGCTGTTAGATCAACGATAAAATCTGGAGAAGAGCCCATCTCCAATATATGTGCCGATTTTTCCAATCCCACTAAGATGGGGCCAATGGGGTGAAAATCACCCATTTTATATACTAACTTATAAGCGATATTTGCTGAATTCAAATCGGGAAATATAAGCACATTGGCATCTTTTCCTTTTAGATTGTTAAATGGGTAAAATTTATCTCTCAGGATTCTGTCTACTGCAATGTTTGCCTGCATTTCCCCATCCATTGTTAATGAAGGCTGAAGTCTTCCTATTATTTTTGTGGCTTTTCTTACCTTATCCACCTGTGGGTATTCTCTGTTACTGCCAAAGTTGGAAAAGGAAAGCATTGCTATTACTGGTTCTGTATTTGTAATTTCTTTGCAGAGATTAGCTG
This DNA window, taken from Deltaproteobacteria bacterium, encodes the following:
- the leuC gene encoding 3-isopropylmalate dehydratase large subunit, translated to MSLTIAQKILQHHIVKGNINVGEIILARVDLAFANDVTAPISIDFLKRIGGKLYDREKISLIPDHFTPNKDIKSAEQCKIVREFAEQNNIPHYWEVGDVGIEHVLLPEKGLIKPGMLITGADSHTCTGGALGAFATGVGSTDIGFAFATGMLWFKVPPTIKFIYEGKRGKWVMGKDLILYTIGKIGVSGALYKAMEFSGPAIRNLPMDDRFTMCNMAIEAGGKTAIVEPDDITKEYLNVVGIKEGMFYKSDGDAEYDDIIEIDVSIIEPQVAFPHLPENAKPISEVMKKDIKIDQAFIGSCTNGRLSDLRIAAKILKGRKRDKHVRLIIIPSTPLIYRQALKEGLFDIFLDAGAVVSTPTCGPCLGGHMGVLASGEVAISTTNRNFVGRMGSPEAYVYLSNPAIAAASAVLGKIGSPDEL